The genomic region AAAGAAATTTATCTAATGAATAATTAACTGGCCAAGCATAGATTAAGATTATTGACCCAAAGAAAAGAGTAACCACTGTGATATGAGCAGACAGTGTAGACAGAGCCTTAAACAGTCCAGTAGGTGAACGATGCCAGACAGTAACCAATATAACAATATAAGAGACAAGCAAAAGAATGAAGGAGATCAAGGAAAGCAGCATACTAAATACAACAAGAAGCAGCTCCTGGAGAGAAGTGTCAGTGCAGGCAAGTTTCAACACCAGGGGAAGGTCACAAAAAACATCATCTATAACATTAGGGCCACAGAAGGGCAGACTCACCATAAAGGCCATTTGGCTCGTAGTGTGCACAAAGCCAACTGTCCATGAAAGCAGCACACTTCCTACCAGAATTCGATGGTTCATGATAGTCATATAGTGAAGGGGCTTACATATTGCAACATATCTGTCAACAGCCATCACTATGAGAAGAGCCATCTCACTCCCTCCCAACAAATGAGCTAGAAATATTTGTGCCATGCAGCCCCAAAAGGAGATGGTTTTCCTCTCCCTTAAGAAGTCGACGATCATCTTAGGGACAGTAACAGTGGAAGAAATTATGTCAATAAAGGAGAGGTTGGCGAGGAGGAAGTACATGGGGGTCGAGTGCAAGTGGGAGTCAAAAGTCACCATAAGTATAATGAGACAGTTCCCAGCCAAGATTGATAGATAGGCAAGGAAGAagatcacaaaaaagaaaatctcaatcTCCCAAGAATTGGTGAGACCTAACAAAATAAACTCATTTAGCATAGAGCTATTCTTCATCTTCACGTATTGATATGTTTCAATCACCCAGAAGTTCTCTGAAGGGACAAATCTGAAAAAGAAACAGTTTTAGGGGAGAACTATtgaatataattgagaaatatggAAAGCTGATTTTGATTTAATACAGAAAATATTGAATATCTAAAAGTCTTTGAAATATATCTTAGCGTCTTAATGCAAAAGATATTTAAGATGGAGTATTATAAAAAATGGTTAGGCATAAAAAGCAAGAGACAATCAGGGTAACTTACATTTTAGAGAAAGAACACACTGTGTTTCTATGCACTTGACCATTTTGGTAGAATGAAGCAATTGCTGGTAATTTATTTATTGCACCTCAGTTTTTCCTGCCATTACTTGTGAGGAGCTGGCACCAAATAACTTTTACTTTTCTTCCACTTATAAATCTATAGTCCTCACTTCTTAATGATTACCTCtcagttattaattgttttttcaGCTAGAGGTGTAGAACAGAGCAGATTTATGTGAAAATGTTCAAATTAGTGCACCTAGATAAACAGACTTCTTGACCAATGACTCCCATGTGTTGAGCACAGACACTTTGCCCTTTGGAGTTATTGCTCAACATTGTCaaataaattggaaattatcAGATTGCTCTTTATCTCCAGTAACTGGATTTAGAAAAATTATTGGATATTAAGGAAAGGTCTTCATGTTTTTAAACGCCTAGAAATCACTTTTCTACAACTCAGTATTTAGGATTAAAACCCTTAACTATCAAGTATCCTTCATACCATTATTAATTTAAACATTATATAGAAGGACGAGTGAGACATGGAGGATAACTCatgcagatgaagaaatgcaAGAGAATAGATGGTGAGACTGGGAAACATGAAATGTTTTCCCCCATTGTTACCTTCCCTCCGAAACCTGTCCCTCTGCCAAACTATCTCTATTACACAGTCAGGAGAACTGGAGTAGTTTAGGACCCttccatctttttctctcctttaccaATGCCGAACACTTAGAAAATCCTTCCAAATCTACTTCTACAATATTTCTGGAATCCATTTCCTGGCCTTGATTGACAAAGATAATAACTTAGTTCAGGCTCTCAGCATTTTTCACCTTGATGTTTATTGGCCAAATCAAAAGGTATTGCATTGAATTTAACAGCTCCCTAATAGATTTCCTTGCTTCCTGTCTCTCCCATCTCTTCCAGAATTTTTTCATCTTGCTTTCTGTGTGATAGGtacctttgacagtctggtgaaaactatggactcctcagaatatttGTAAATGCATTAAGTAAAATTAATAGGTTTACAATGAAAGTCAATAATACTAAAATAATCaaagtatgtatttttaaaaaagaagttcacAGGCCCCAAGTTAAAGACTCTTGTTCTAATTTATTCTTTACACAGATGACAAAATTATCTTCAGTGATAAGCTAGTCTGCACCTCAAAACCCATCAGTGCTTTCCTACTGacaatagacatatatatatatatatatgtatatatatatatgtatatatatatacatatgtaataaaaTCCCTTTAATCTTGCCTTTAAGGCCTTTCATGTCCCCAGTGTTATAGCCTATCTgtaacaaaacagaacagaaaacttCCTGTTTCCTCTTGTCATCTTGTTCTTATCTACCTTGACACATTCTCACCAGCTTCTTCCACACATAAAAAATCCTCACACATCTTTTCTGCTAATCAGATCTAGTGCCCTTTAGTCCATTaagccttctctgatccatcCAACTAAATGTGACCACACCCTCCTTGCTTTTTAGTGTTCTATGGTTTGTTCTTATCACATTTGGCTTCCTGTACTGTTCTCATACTTCTATGTGTACATGAGAAGGAGGATGGAAGAATGCTAAGCTTAGAGGCAGAAGAGAACCAGTTTTTAATCCTATATGACCataagaaaatcacttaatctctcaaagcCTGTTACCCCATCGTATAATTAGAATGACAGATAGAATAcctccctcacaaggttgttatacTCAGCAACATAATAATGCATTTAAATTCTTTGCAATCATACATGGAGTAATATTTCTCCTTAGGATAGTAATTTGCATGTATACAGTGCCTTaagatttgtaattttccttATGTACATTATTCCATCTGagtcatttatttcatttgaaataatgCATACAAAGTTGTACATAAACTATAAAACACCCATTATCAAATGTGTCACctattattactataattattgCTTGAAGTAGCCTGAATacccacaggatcatagatttggaagtgGAAGGTTTCCAGCTGTTCATCTCATTCAGGCTATAAACTCCTTCAAGCCAGAGACTATGTCATTTCTCATCTATGTATCCCCCTGTACTAATATATTGAATAGACTAtggtaggcacttactaaatgtttatagAATTGAATTGAAGGGCAATGACAAAATTTTGGATCTCCTAATTCTATAGAACCTACAAATACTTATCCAGACAGTGCAGGAGAATGACTGTGTCTAAAATCTGTTTCATTGGTAAAAGTCCATCTTTGCTATTCAATCACTAAGTCTATATAGAAATCTGTTACATGGCTCTAATACAAAAATTCTTGTACAACACATTACTGGCCGTTGAACCTACCACCCCTAAATGAAGACATCAAGGAACAAGCTCTTCAATGGAATGCAGACACAGTGAAGATGATGGGTTTCCTGGGGCTCCAGGAAGAGAGACATATACAAAATCCcaagcaagaagagaaaaaaaaattagaaacactTTTAGATAATAATGAGCATAGAAGACCAAAGAGAAAATTCACATGGGAATTATTACCAAGCAATTCTGGTTTTCCCTAGGCTTCAAGAGAAAAATTTGTTGTCTGGTCATTAAATGGGATGTAAAGTTCACCAAAGGGATAGACATATGCTTTGTCTGAATTTGCTCCAGAAAAAGTTCATCTATGTAACACgttcaaggaaaaaatggaaggttTCTTGAATAGAGATCAAAATGGAGGTTTTATTATGTAGGCATATAGACCTCCACTGAATTCCTTAAAACTTctttaattttattggtataatcATCATCCTGGTCACCTAGGATACAAATGTTGAAGCTATCTTTGGTTACTACCTCTGTCCTAAACTCCCTgatcatttctatttctatacTTGCTTTCTGTACTTCTTCCTTGCTATCGATACTGCTATGACACTAGCTTATGCCCTTATTAACTAGATCATTTCAGTAAACTCCTAATTTGTCTGCTTCCctcaattctcttccttctctagtacatcctccacacagccaccaaaACAATCTTCCTGTATCTAATACCCAGAACTAAactcaaattattttgcattcattttttaattaagattttttattttttagtttacaacactcagttccgcatgattttgagttgcagattttcttccccaccccacgcccctccctccccaagatggcatggaatccgatataacttttacatataacttcgcattaaacttatttatacaataatcAAGTCGTAAAtaataattatgaccaatggaataaatcaagagaaagaagaaacaacacacaaaagaaaacaaaaataaaaacagaagagaaagaaaaggagagcaaatactttgcctcaatcttcattatttctctggatgtagatatcttgctcaatcatgagtcctttgtaattgtctttgaaccttatattgctgagaagagcaaagtgtaTCAATGTTCGTCaacacagaatccatatatctgtggttgtgtataatgtcctcctagttctgctccgctcactcagcattatatcacgtagggttttccaggttattatgaagtctgtatcttctccAGTTCTgatagcagaatagtattccattacattcgtacaccacaacttgttcagccattcttcaattgatgggcattcccttgatttcaaattctttgctactacaaaaagagccactataaatatttttgcacatatcggcccttttcccacttgtgtgatctctttgggatacaaccatggaagtggtatttctgggtcaaagggtatccacatttttatagccttttcggcatagttccagattgctctccagaatggctggatcagttcacaactccaccagaaatgtaacagtgtttcaattttcacacatcttctccagcatttatcattttcctgttttgtcatgttagtcaatctgacagaagagatgtggtacctaagagttgttttgatttgcatttctctaatcagtagtgatttagaacattttttcctatgcctatagatatatttaatttcttcctctgaaaactacctgttcatattctttgaccatttctcaattggggcatgacttgtattcctgtaaatttggctcagttcttcgcatgttttagagatgagacctttatcagagacactagttgtaaagattttctcccaattttctccttccctcctaattttttttcattgacttttATTATACGAAAACTTTTCAGttgaacataatcaaaattatccattttgcattttataatactctctatctcttgttgtttcatgattttttttctttcccataaatctgataaataaactattccttgctctcccaaattgattgtagtatcagcctttattcataattcatgaacccattttgactttattttggtatatggtgtaagatattggtctatgcccagtttctgccctaccattttccaatttacccagcaatttttgtgaaatagtgaattcttagccaagaagctggattctttgggtttatcaaagagtagatggctGTAGTCATTAACTACCgaatcttgtgtacctaaccaatTTCACTGATcaacaactctgtttcttagccagtaccaagttgttttgatgactgctgctttatagtacaatttaatatctggtatggctaagccaccttccctagcatttctttcaattaattccctagatattctagtcctcttgttcttccagatgaattttgttattattttatcctgctctgtaaaatattttttggtagttcaatttgcATGGcgctgaataagtgaattaatttagggaaaattttcatttttattatattagcttggcctaaccatgagcaattgatattttttcccattcatttagatctgactttatttgtgtgaaaagtgttttgtaattgtgatcATAttggccctgggtttgtcttgtcaggtagatacccaaatattttatagtgtctacagtaactttgaatggagtttctctttctatctaatgctgctgggctttgttagtggtgtataggaatgctgaggatttatgtgggtttattttatatcctgcaactttgctaaaattatttattatttcaagtagtattttacttgattctctaggattctctaagtaaatcatcatatcatctgcgaaaagtgataatttagttgcttctttgcctattctaattccttcagtttctttttcttctcttattgctacagttagtatttctaataccaaattgaatactaggggtgataatgaacatccttgtttcaccccgatcttatttgaaattcatctagcttatccccattccaTGTAATTcatgctgatggttttaagtagatgctatttataattttaaggaatttattcctatgctttctattgtttttaataggaatggctattgtattttgtcgaaggctttttcttcatctattgagataatcatatggtttctgcttttgtttttctgcttttctgctttttctgcttttgttcatatgttcaattatgcttatagttttcataatattgaaccagccttgcattcctggaacaaatcctacctgatcatagtgtagtATTCTCATGCTAAGTTCTACAGTCTTTTtgctaagattttatttaaaatgtttgcatcaatactcattagtAAATTGGTCtacaaatttctttctctgttttgactctttttggtttatgttttactaccatatttgtgtcataaaaagaatgtggtaggactccttcttcacctattttcccaaatagtctataaagtataggaattaattgttctctaaatgtttgatagaattcacatgtaaaaactACTGGCTCTGGAGATtgtttcctagggagttcattgatggtttgctcaaattctttttctgaaatggggttatttaggtattttacttccacttttgttaacctgggtaatttatatttttgtaactattcatctATATCTCtaagtttgtcaaatttatgggcatatgaTTGggctgttttaatttcctcttcattggaggtgaattcaaccttttcatttgtGCTACTGGTAATTTgatattcttcttctttctttttaatcaagttgaccaaagtttatcaattttattgttgttgttgttgttttcttcataaaaccagctcttggttttatttattaatttaatagttttcttcatctcaatttttaatctctcatttgattttcagtatttctaatttggtatttaattggggatttttgatttgttctttttgtagctttttaaGTTGCATGTCCAACTCATTCATCACcgttttctctatttcattcatgtaagcatttagagatataaaacttcccttaagaactgcttttgctgagACCAGCAGAGGCAGCAGCCAAAGTAGCCTCAGCCCTTGCAGTCTCCCATCTGCCAGCCCCCCAtctgcccacccaccctccaccACCCTCCACCCGCCTCGgggtctctctctccccttcctcctccacctcctgttcctcctctgcctgcccttccccctcaccttcccccctgGCCCTATTGTTCCACCCCTGGCCTCccgcccttccccccctccaccttTTCCATTCACTCACCTCGCGCCCAAAGTTTTTGGCTTCCACTCCCACCAGTGACCAAAGACTTGACCACTTTTAAAAGTCCAAATCCCCAGAACACTGCTTGACATGGACACCCGTGTGATTGAAGGTGGATTAAATGTCACTCTCACCATCCGGCTACGTATGCATGGAAAGGAAGTTGGAAGTATtattggaaagaaaggagaatcaGTAAAGAAGATGGGTGAAGAGAGTGGTGTGTGTATCAACATCTCAGAAGGGAATTGTCCCAAGAGAATAATTCCTCTAGCTGGACACACCAATGCCATCTTTAAAGCCTTTGCAATTAGTATTGACAAGCTGGAAGAGGACATCAGCAACTCTATGACCAATAGTACAGCTGCCACTAGACCCCCAGTCACCTTGAGGCTTGTGGTCCCTGCTAGCCAGTGTGGCTCTCTCATTGGAAAACAGGATGCAAGATCAAGGAAATAAGAGAGAGTACAGGGGCTCAGATCCAGGTGGCAGGGGATATGCTACCAAACTCAGCTGAGTGGGCCATCACTATTGCTGGCATCCCACAATCTATCATTGAGTGTGTCAAACAGATCTGCGTGGTCATGTTGGAGACTCTCTCCCAGTCTCCCCTGAAGGGTGTGACCATCCTGTACCAGCCCAAGCCATCCAGCTCTCTAGTCATCTTTGCAGGTGGTCAGGCCTATACCATTCAAGGACAGTATGCTATTCCACAGCCAGATTTGACCAAGCTGTACTAGTTGGCAATGCAACAGTCTCATTTTCCAATGATGCATGGCAACACTGGATTCAGTGGCATTGAATCTAGCTTTCCAGAGGTGAAAGGCTATTGGACAGGTTTGGATGCATCTGCTCAGACTGCTTCTCATGAACTCACCATTCCAAATGACTTAATTGGTTGCATAATCGGACATCAAGATGCCAAAATCAATGAGATATGTCATATGTCTGGGACTCAGATCAAAACTGCCAATCCAGTGGAAGGATCTACTGATAGGCAGGTTACCATCACTGGAACCACTGCCAGCATTAGCCTGGCCCAGCATATAACCAATGACAGGCTTTTCTCAGAGATGGGTGGCATGGGGAGCAGCTAGAGCAATGCAGACTCACCCATAACCCCCTTCTGCTGTTCCCCACCCATGATTCATGTGAGTAATTTCTGGTCAGTGATTCCAAGTTTTAAATagtttgtaaattttcagtttctaCACAACTTTATCACCcactcatggttttttttttcaaattacagcGTTTTAATTCCTTTCTCTGTTCAGCTGTTAACACTGAGAACCATATTTAGTTTTATAAGTTTCttccttttattgttttgtttctggttttttgtttgtttggtttgtttttgttggggggctcatgaatttttttctatttttgtcattgAAATGTAAGACTGGTATATTAATACATTTCAGTTTAGCTCTGTAATGTCaggaatttttcaaaaaaaattaaaagatgggctggaaaaaaagaactgcttttgctgcatctcataagttttggtatgttgcctcattattgccattctcttgaatgaagttattaatttttttctatgatttgttccttggCCCACTCATTGTTTgcaattagattatttagtttccaattaatttttagcttatttttccatggttctttattacaaataatttttattgtatcatgatctgaaaaggatgcttcgacaaattctgcctttctgcactgtattgtgaggtttttatgccccagtgcatagtcaatttttgagtatgtgccatgtactactgagataaagtatattcctttttattcccattcagttatCTCCaaaagtctatcatatctgccttttcttaaattctattcacctctttaaacTTCTTCCCTGtctattttgaggttagatttatcaaattctgagagggagaggttgaggtcccccattattatagtctgtctatttcttcctgtaattcctttaacctctcctctaaggaACTACATGGTGtaacacttggtgcatatatgttaaataatgatattgcttccttgattatggtgccttttagcagaatatagtctccttccttatctcttttaattagatctgtctttgcttttgctttgtctgagactaggattgctacccctgctttttttttactttagctgaagtacgATATATTCTACTTCATcattttaccctgtgtgtatccccctgtttcaaatgtgtttcttgtaaacagcatattgtaggattgtggttcttaatgcattctgctatcagcttccattttatgggagagttcatcccattcaccttcACAGTTTTGATtgctatctctgtcttttttccatcttatttccccccagttttcacttttctttttcccttttccctgccACTCCTcaatagagttttgcttttgactgccaccttcctc from Trichosurus vulpecula isolate mTriVul1 chromosome 8, mTriVul1.pri, whole genome shotgun sequence harbors:
- the LOC118829781 gene encoding olfactory receptor 4K13-like, producing MSSSVLGIWTFKSGQVFGHWWEWKPKTLGARFVPSENFWVIETYQYVKMKNSSMLNEFILLGLTNSWEIEIFFFVIFFLAYLSILAGNCLIILMVTFDSHLHSTPMYFLLANLSFIDIISSTVTVPKMIVDFLRERKTISFWGCMAQIFLAHLLGGSEMALLIVMAVDRYVAICKPLHYMTIMNHRILVGSVLLSWTVGFVHTTSQMAFMVSLPFCGPNVIDDVFCDLPLVLKLACTDTSLQELLLVVFSMLLSLISFILLLVSYIVILVTVWHRSPTGLFKALSTLSAHITVVTLFFGSIILIYAWPVNYSLDKFLSVFSSVITPLLNPIIYSLRNQEMKAAIIRLRSRHICSKPNC